CAACAAGGTGGAGGTGGGTGTGAAGGCCATCTTCCACGAGACGCTCGTCTACCAGGAGATCTTAGAGCGATACGGAGAGATCAGGCGGAGGAAGGAAGCCGTCGCCTCCCTGCCATCCCCGAAGGTCCCCTGGCAGCTCATGGAGATCGGCAGGATGGTGGAAGCCGCGCTGGACGCCGAGAAGGCCAGGGTCCGGGAGGAAATCATGGACGCGCTGAAGGGGGCCTGCCGCGACTTCCGCCTGACCAATCGCCTTCTGGGGGAGCGGATGATCCTGAATGCCGCGTTCCTCGTAGACCGGGACCGGGAGGCCGCCTTTGACCGACAGATGGACAGGCTGGCTGAGCGGTACGGAGAGATGGTGAGGTTCAAATACGTGGGTGGGTTCCCACCCTTTAACTTTGTCAACCTGGTCATTGCATTCGAAGGGGGCCGGGCCCCCGACGCCGAAGGCGTGGGGAGGGGCCCCCTCCGAGCCTCCCGCCATTGCGGTTCAAGCGTGGCGGGTTCGGCCGTGCCGT
This is a stretch of genomic DNA from Candidatus Rokuibacteriota bacterium. It encodes these proteins:
- a CDS encoding GvpL/GvpF family gas vesicle protein; its protein translation is MGKYIYCITDGAEEESFGPLGMGGRGDELTTITHRDIAAVVSDSPVTRYPVSRESSLAHEQAIEAVFKRHTVLPVRFCTIAEDEAAVRAILEREYDELGALLKEMRNKVEVGVKAIFHETLVYQEILERYGEIRRRKEAVASLPSPKVPWQLMEIGRMVEAALDAEKARVREEIMDALKGACRDFRLTNRLLGERMILNAAFLVDRDREAAFDRQMDRLAERYGEMVRFKYVGGFPPFNFVNLVIAFEGGRAPDAEGVGRGPLRASRHCGSSVAGSAVPSGRPPAARGPS